GTTGACGGTAGAGTTGGAGGCGACGGTGGTGAAGTGAGGGGGATGTTTCTGAATTGAGGTAAAACGAGCGCGAGAGGCTATTCAACAATAGCTAGTTAAAGTATAAACCGCCTTCTTCATCTGATAGAATAAGGCGGTTTATACTTATTTCATCCTGCTATATTAATAGTAATAGTAAAACGTTATTTCCTCCTGGCATGTGTTTTTGGAAGAATCTAATTACATTTATTAATGTACATTTAAAAAAGATAATTAAAGCCTATGATTAAAACCCATGTATATAGCATATTAGAAAGGCAGGTTTCAGAATATCTATTAAATGGCTATAAAGCTGACGTCATTGACGCTGAGGTGGGCCGGTTTTACGCCTATACTTTTGTGAATTTGAGGCCGGAAGACTATGAAATTGCGTCGTCACTCAGCCGATTCATTACCAGTGGATGTAGCGTATGGGGAAGCGATGAAGAAAAAAGCCGGGTTTATTCAGAAGGAGGCCGATGCTATTCGATGAAAAGCCACGATCAATGCATTCAGGAAGGATTGTACCATGCTTATGCTATTAAGTTTTATGGTTGCTTCTACGATGGATGGTGGTATATCCTGAAGGAGCTGTCTTATTTTGGGGAACATATATCCCGGGAGGCGGCACAGGACCGACTTAGTGCGGGCGGCGAGCTTGCTTCGTTTCTGAATAATACAATTTATCTACCAATGGAGCCGTACTTTTCAATTAGCGGACAAGATGAGGAGAAGCTACCTCGGGGAGTCGAATACCTGGAGTTTGTTGGCATTCCTGAACTGGTCGCCTATCAGAAGCAACAACAAAAATCAGCCATATGCCGGGCATTCACACACTTTATGAATCAGGATATATTTCTGCCCTTCAAAGAGCGTCTCAGGGTATTCCGGTATGAAGAGTTTTCGGCCCTTACTCCCTTATACAGCAATGATTTTACGATGATCTATCCGAACACGAGGGAGTATATATTAATACCTGCATTCGTAAAAGATATACAGGGTACATATCGGCTCTATTATTTTTTCTGGCATACTGCTGATAGAAAAATGTATACCTGGACCTACTTTGAGCCGGAAGTGGCTGGTATAAACCATCACTATTCCTCCGTCATTATTGAAAATCTGTCCAAAATTTCTCATTGGAATGAAATCGGTTACCTGGACTCATCTTGTACACTTGATGATCGGGCATTTTGGAATAACTATGTGCTGGTAAAAGCTCCTGATGGGGAATATAAATATTTAACTGAATTATCGCTTGGCAGTACAAAATAGAATATTGTATTTGTTGCTTTACTGTAAGCTCAGAACATACTGATATTTTCAGCTCCTCTTCACCTATTTTTGAGCACTGCCATATTTGATCGGGAAAGGCTGCATCATCAGACAATTAATAAATAAATTTTTATCATCAGAAAACTTGAAAATATCTTCTACTGTATATTCGTAAAATGTAGCATTCTTTTCCAAAGGATCATATGCAACAAATGGTATTATAAGAATATCTCCATTTTTAATCTTTCGCTTAAAAATCTGCTCCCAATGTATACCATTATAAAGATCCGGAACCGCTAAACGCGGAATTAATTTATCAGGAAAGAACTTTGATGTTTCTATTTTAGAAACTTTTCCTGATGATGAAAGTACCAGCTTCATTGCGAAAACAGCGGATAGCTTTTTTTCTGCTAATTCTAAGGGCATTCCTGCTTTTCTTTTAAGGATGTTTAGCAAAGAATCACTGGCACCCGGTGATGCCTGATTCTGTGCCTGTATTGCGAATGGCAAAAACATTAAAATTAGTACCAGATAGATAGAATAGAGTAATTTTTTCATGGCAAGTAAATTATGGACATCGATGTCCTTTAGTATTATTTTTATCAAATTGCTGAGCGCGTAATAAAATATTATTTGCTTCAACGGGATTACCTTGCTTAAAATAAGTCCACCAGTTTGTAGATTGCAATCCTCCATATGAAAGGGCTTGCGCATCTTCCCAACTTAAATCAGGGAATAAAGACTGAAGTGCCTCTGACATGTTATTTATATAATTAGACACCATAATGTTATGCTGAAATGCTTCATTCCATACTAATGGATCATTGGTAATGGTTTTCCTGGCGTCAAAAATTCCATGCAACATTTCATGTAGTGCCGAAGCCACTATCAATTCTTTTGAAGAATGGGAAAGTTGATCTGTATTAAATACGATATCTATATAATAAAGGCTCTCGAGATGAGTTTTGGCCATAAATTGATCTCCATATGATCCCTGATCGAATACAATTGTATATTCTCCGTTACCCCCAAATATCATATTGAACGTTGAGGTTATGATATCTTTCATATTGTTAGATAGTACCTGATTCACTGCCCATTGGAAACAAGGATCAGTCAGGCTAGGAGCAATCAATACTGTATCCAATTTGTAGTTGCCACCGCCGCCGCCACCCAGAGAACCACCGCCACCACCAACACCACCTGGTGCAGGGTTATTCGGGTTGGCTGGTGGCGGCAAAGGAGCAATCTCATCTCCGGTGCAATATACATCCCATCCATTCCAGCCTGAATACCACGTAGTATTGGGGCAATTGGGGTTGTAAGGTATACCACAATCAATTATTTTAGTTGATGTTCCTTGCCCTCTCGTATACACAACCGTCTGCACGCCGTCGCAATAGCCAACCCAAGTACAGGTACTGTAATACAAACAGCCTTCTACATTCGCGCCTGTTGGATTCTGAATATTTTTTCCATTGCTGTAGCTCTGATATATCCCAGAATGGCTGCCTAGTCTGTTAAATAGTAATTTCCCGGTAAATGGACCGGATGCGTCTTTTAATTCACTTGCATCAATTCGGCTGGCTGTGTAATACTCAAATTTACCATTGGCAAGACGCGCAACCAAAAATCTCTTCTCATTCGACTCTACCTTTCTATTCATCGAAATTCTTCCACTTGCTACCTCTGGATTCAGCGGAATATAATAAACTTTGCCTCCAGCTTCAGTACCAAGGGTAATTTGATTCCACATAGGCCTCCAAATAATGAATAACGAATCGTTAATTTTGGAGCTAATCATTTTGAATGACGACTTGTAATAATTTGACTTAATCAATTCTACATCTATAGCTTCAGAAGGAATTTTACTATCACTACTCTTCTTATTACAACTATTGAAGATTACTAAACTAGTTATGATCAAGATAACAAACAAAATAGCCTTATTAAACAGATTCATAGCCAGAGATTATTTAGGTACTTGCTATATGAAACTCAGGACAAACAATTAAAGTGGGTTGATTCTTAAATTGATCTACAATACTTATGATAATTTTGTAAAAGGGCCATCACATATCACTCTGTTGTGAAGATAATTATTTTTTTGAATTTCACTAACACTCTAATTCAATTACAATACATCTCCAAGTTTACACCAGACTTTTTATGCCAATAACATTACCTATAAATGAGTGTGAGGGATAGTCCCTTTCGTGCACTACCAACGTTAAAATACTATCAAAATCACCTTTCTCATGAACATCGTATTCATTTCCAAATGTGTACAACTCACTATTTCCCAATCAATTGAGCATCCATCCTATATCCCTCATATACTCATCCTCATATCATCCTCATATCATCCTCTAAGGAGCCTATACCTTATCCAGTTTCAGCGAGCGCCAAAACCAGTCTCAGCCAGCCCCAAAACCAATACTATTTTGCTCCGAAAACATAATCTCCCGAAACATACTCCTATCTTCTTAATCTCAAAAAATGAAGCATCTGACAAAATGCAAGCCGCTGTGATCTCTCCAAATTCACCTACGGCCACCCGAAAAAATTATGCTGAGATTAGCATTAACCACATCAACCGCAAAATCAACTCTCCGTTTCAACACCTTATCACTGCCGGCTTTATCGACTATTTCCGCATATTGCCTAACGATAGCATTAATCACCAGTGGCGGGTTATCTTCAAAAATAAAATGACCACATCCATATGCCATAATACCTTTGCGATTAGCCGCCATACCCGCAAACTCCCGATGGCACCTTTTCCAGTCTGTTGTATCTTTTACATCTGAAAATGGTGTATGCTCTGATACAAAATCTACTACAGGAATGCTTTCCGGGAAAACAATATTTCTTATAAAATTGATATTATTGCTAAAATCTGCTCCCTGATAGTAAGACCCAGGGGTGGCGGTCTTTATACTGTCGTTATTATGTGCATCAATTAATTGCTGTGTAGTGGCTAGCCTGTCCGCATCATAAAAGCAACTGGTGGTAGCGTCAATGAGTACAGCTGCTTTAACTTTATCAGGATGCCGGGATGCATAGAGTGTAGCATATAAGCCCCCCTGAGAGTGGGCTACCAACATCATATTGCCATCATAACCTAATTTTTGCAATCCGGTTTCTAACCCTTTGATACCATTTAAGATACCATGTTTATTTACATCAAAAGTACTTTTACCAAAACCGGTTCTGTCGTAGGTGATTAATGTCGCAGCTGTTACATCTGCAATGGGTTTCAGTATGTTTTTCCAGGTCGTTGCGTCCTCTCCTCCACCTGCTTCAAAAAGTATAGGTATTCCTTTTCCTTTAATAATATGAAAATGCAGTTTATATCCGCCAACATCCACCAATGTGTCGATCGTCTGAAATTGGCCATAGGTAACGTTAAAGAAGATTAAAGCTAAAACGGGATGTAAAATGAATTTCATTATACCAAATTAATCTGTAAAAAATCCCCTCAATCCTCCTCCTCCACCAACACCTG
The genomic region above belongs to Chitinophaga sp. 180180018-3 and contains:
- a CDS encoding alpha/beta hydrolase — encoded protein: MKFILHPVLALIFFNVTYGQFQTIDTLVDVGGYKLHFHIIKGKGIPILFEAGGGEDATTWKNILKPIADVTAATLITYDRTGFGKSTFDVNKHGILNGIKGLETGLQKLGYDGNMMLVAHSQGGLYATLYASRHPDKVKAAVLIDATTSCFYDADRLATTQQLIDAHNNDSIKTATPGSYYQGADFSNNINFIRNIVFPESIPVVDFVSEHTPFSDVKDTTDWKRCHREFAGMAANRKGIMAYGCGHFIFEDNPPLVINAIVRQYAEIVDKAGSDKVLKRRVDFAVDVVNANLSIIFSGGRR